The following coding sequences lie in one Brienomyrus brachyistius isolate T26 unplaced genomic scaffold, BBRACH_0.4 scaffold27, whole genome shotgun sequence genomic window:
- the LOC125720919 gene encoding putative nuclease HARBI1 isoform X2, with protein sequence MTDRRNILQTLNDHELIKRYRLDHDGIMFVVELIRDALTSPTQRSNAITPEMKVITTLRYLATGKMQQCSSDDLCLSQPSISRVITQTIEALSQSHIVKQFISFPLDVRTLQAHKRAFMDIAGFPGVDGVIDGTHICIITPSENEDVFVNRKRFHSINTQLVFSADYKILDIVAKWPGSTHDARILSESGLKQLFEGHYVPVNCHLLGDSGYPCKPWLLTPYLRPDPGPQLNYNRAHKKTRSVVERGIGQLKRRFHVLHGEVRLSPAKVCKVITACAVLHNICKVRQIPEPLESSHGNSDEGDCNEYDEDIQFTQGRDMSQSGLRHRAQFTNLHFRDGVEVAAAGWFI encoded by the exons ATGACGGACAGAAGAAATATTCTCCAAACACTGAATGATCATGAGTTAATTAAACGCTACAGATTGGATCATGATGGGATAATGTTTGTGGTCGAACTTATTAGAGATGCGCTCACATCTCCCACTCAACGTAGTAATGCCATAACGCCAGAAATGAAAGTGATTACAACACTGAGGTATTTGGCAACTGGAAAAATGCAACAGTGCAGTAGTGATGACTTGTGTCTGTCACAACCTTCCATCAGCAGAGTGATCACACAAACTATTGAAGCGCTTTCACAGTCTCATATAGTGAAACagttcatttcatttccactgGACGTTCGCACTCTGCAGGCTCACAAAAGGGCATTCATGGACATAGCGGGGTTTCCCGGTGTTGACGGTGTAATTGATGGGACACACATCTGCATAATCACACCATCGGAAAATGAAGATGTTTTTGTCAACAGAAAGAGGTTCCACAGCATCAACACGCAACTTGTTTTCAGTGCAGATTACAAGATTTTAGACATTGTTGCAAAGTGGCCAGGCTCAACACATGATGCCAGGATACTGTCCGAGAGTGGCCTGAAACAGCTTTTTGAAGGACATTATGTGCCAGTTAACTGTCATTTGTTAGGGGACAGTGGCTATCCATGCAAACCATGGCTCCTCACACCGTACCTCCGCCCAGACCCAGGACCACAGCTAAACTACAACAG AGCCCACAAGAAAACACGTTCAGTAGTTGAGCGGGGTATTGGCCAGCTGAAGAGGAGGTTTCATGTGTTGCATGGAGAAGTGCGCCTGTCACCAGCTAAGGTCTGCAAAGTCATTACAGCCTGTGCAGTGCTTCACAACATCTGCAAAGTACGACAAATCCCCGAACCTCTCGAAAGCAGCCATGGTAACAGTGATGAAGGTGATTGTAATGAATATGATGAAGACATTCAGTTTACCCAGGGGAGAGACATGTCCCAGAGTGGGCTTCGTCACAGAGCTCAATTTACAAATTTGCATTTTAG GGATGGTGTTGAGGTGGCTGCAGCAGGCTGGTTTATCTGA
- the LOC125720919 gene encoding putative nuclease HARBI1 isoform X3, translating into MDIAGFPGVDGVIDGTHICIITPSENEDVFVNRKRFHSINTQLVFSADYKILDIVAKWPGSTHDARILSESGLKQLFEGHYVPVNCHLLGDSGYPCKPWLLTPYLRPDPGPQLNYNRAHKKTRSVVERGIGQLKRRFHVLHGEVRLSPAKVCKVITACAVLHNICKVRQIPEPLESSHGNSDEGDCNEYDEDIQFTQGRDMSQSGLRHRAQFTNLHFSRDGVEVAAAGWFI; encoded by the exons ATGGACATAGCGGGGTTTCCCGGTGTTGACGGTGTAATTGATGGGACACACATCTGCATAATCACACCATCGGAAAATGAAGATGTTTTTGTCAACAGAAAGAGGTTCCACAGCATCAACACGCAACTTGTTTTCAGTGCAGATTACAAGATTTTAGACATTGTTGCAAAGTGGCCAGGCTCAACACATGATGCCAGGATACTGTCCGAGAGTGGCCTGAAACAGCTTTTTGAAGGACATTATGTGCCAGTTAACTGTCATTTGTTAGGGGACAGTGGCTATCCATGCAAACCATGGCTCCTCACACCGTACCTCCGCCCAGACCCAGGACCACAGCTAAACTACAACAG AGCCCACAAGAAAACACGTTCAGTAGTTGAGCGGGGTATTGGCCAGCTGAAGAGGAGGTTTCATGTGTTGCATGGAGAAGTGCGCCTGTCACCAGCTAAGGTCTGCAAAGTCATTACAGCCTGTGCAGTGCTTCACAACATCTGCAAAGTACGACAAATCCCCGAACCTCTCGAAAGCAGCCATGGTAACAGTGATGAAGGTGATTGTAATGAATATGATGAAGACATTCAGTTTACCCAGGGGAGAGACATGTCCCAGAGTGGGCTTCGTCACAGAGCTCAATTTACAAATTTGCATTTTAG CAGGGATGGTGTTGAGGTGGCTGCAGCAGGCTGGTTTATCTGA
- the LOC125720919 gene encoding putative nuclease HARBI1 isoform X1, with translation MTDRRNILQTLNDHELIKRYRLDHDGIMFVVELIRDALTSPTQRSNAITPEMKVITTLRYLATGKMQQCSSDDLCLSQPSISRVITQTIEALSQSHIVKQFISFPLDVRTLQAHKRAFMDIAGFPGVDGVIDGTHICIITPSENEDVFVNRKRFHSINTQLVFSADYKILDIVAKWPGSTHDARILSESGLKQLFEGHYVPVNCHLLGDSGYPCKPWLLTPYLRPDPGPQLNYNRAHKKTRSVVERGIGQLKRRFHVLHGEVRLSPAKVCKVITACAVLHNICKVRQIPEPLESSHGNSDEGDCNEYDEDIQFTQGRDMSQSGLRHRAQFTNLHFSRDGVEVAAAGWFI, from the exons ATGACGGACAGAAGAAATATTCTCCAAACACTGAATGATCATGAGTTAATTAAACGCTACAGATTGGATCATGATGGGATAATGTTTGTGGTCGAACTTATTAGAGATGCGCTCACATCTCCCACTCAACGTAGTAATGCCATAACGCCAGAAATGAAAGTGATTACAACACTGAGGTATTTGGCAACTGGAAAAATGCAACAGTGCAGTAGTGATGACTTGTGTCTGTCACAACCTTCCATCAGCAGAGTGATCACACAAACTATTGAAGCGCTTTCACAGTCTCATATAGTGAAACagttcatttcatttccactgGACGTTCGCACTCTGCAGGCTCACAAAAGGGCATTCATGGACATAGCGGGGTTTCCCGGTGTTGACGGTGTAATTGATGGGACACACATCTGCATAATCACACCATCGGAAAATGAAGATGTTTTTGTCAACAGAAAGAGGTTCCACAGCATCAACACGCAACTTGTTTTCAGTGCAGATTACAAGATTTTAGACATTGTTGCAAAGTGGCCAGGCTCAACACATGATGCCAGGATACTGTCCGAGAGTGGCCTGAAACAGCTTTTTGAAGGACATTATGTGCCAGTTAACTGTCATTTGTTAGGGGACAGTGGCTATCCATGCAAACCATGGCTCCTCACACCGTACCTCCGCCCAGACCCAGGACCACAGCTAAACTACAACAG AGCCCACAAGAAAACACGTTCAGTAGTTGAGCGGGGTATTGGCCAGCTGAAGAGGAGGTTTCATGTGTTGCATGGAGAAGTGCGCCTGTCACCAGCTAAGGTCTGCAAAGTCATTACAGCCTGTGCAGTGCTTCACAACATCTGCAAAGTACGACAAATCCCCGAACCTCTCGAAAGCAGCCATGGTAACAGTGATGAAGGTGATTGTAATGAATATGATGAAGACATTCAGTTTACCCAGGGGAGAGACATGTCCCAGAGTGGGCTTCGTCACAGAGCTCAATTTACAAATTTGCATTTTAG CAGGGATGGTGTTGAGGTGGCTGCAGCAGGCTGGTTTATCTGA
- the LOC125720913 gene encoding uncharacterized protein LOC125720913, with protein sequence MMLRGGKGLKVSWAGTEIQAGLEAQTAGAEVEEAGASEGPIGTDGETMGEQSLAELPAIFRAFMGQQEAREARMSEEAARQEQRFKALQHQFQLLQLEVQARTSVPELLVTGPESQEVSEGLYPPPQAPGMLVPGRERVSTFTGQPRSFSDPKLEKLMDDDDVEHFLLTFERIAAACRWPKLDWVFRLLPLLTGKARSAYVQMDLDESNDYDCVKAAILRKYDINPEAYRQRFRSSEVGRGETPKELYVRLKELYNKWTQPHAARRKGEPWSYAAWKTARVSHRQTPAQYPQNPTSGGSKLLMRENQSASKQGKIPVCYLCGQDGHIKSRCPRNPAKLTQMCLVPCSEVKPMLGAHQTRSVKINGRPLKALIDSGSDQTLVQRQFVPTNAISLLETLPICCIHGDEKFYPTADVYIEVGGQVYLLTVGVADRLPFPVVLGRDMPVLFDLLSPIQNCNIVVTRARGKRVEEPPSTLSGLPFFGVDLETRPGKSRKPRTQRRREKFQHTVVNPPEGVAPDMLLGYEIPVNMVEMQHNDSSLAPFFPGVREGEARTEAGGQKGKVFPAERCVVSTAGVSSTVDGP encoded by the exons ATGATGCTCCGTGGAGGTAAAGGATTGAAAGTGAGCTGGGCTGGGACAGAGATACAGGCTGGGCTAGAGGCCCAGACTGCTGGGGCTGAGGTAGAAGAAGCTGGAGCCTCTGAAGGCCCTATAGGCACCGACGGGGAAACCATGGGAGAACAGTCCTTAGCAGAACTGCCAGCAATCTTTCGGGCATTTATGGGGCAGCAAGAGGCACGAGAAGCACGGATGAGTGAAGAAGCGGCACGACAGGAGCAGCGCTTTAAAGCTTTACAACATCAATTTCAACTTTTGCAGCTGGAGGTGCAGGCTCGCACTTCTGTTCCAGAGCTATTGGTGACAGGACCAGAGTCACAGGAGGTTTCTGAGGGACTCTACCCACCCCCACAAGCCCCAGGTATGCTTGTACCAGGCCGTGAGCGAGTCAGTACTTTCACGGGGCAGCCCCGCTCCTTTAGTGACCCTAAATTGGAAAAGTTAATGGATGACGATGATGTGGAGCATTttttgttaacatttgaaagaATTGCTGCAGCATGCCGGTGGCCCAAGCTGGACTGGGTTTTTCGCCTCCTCCCCCTGTTAACTGGTAAGGCCAGGAGTGCGTATGTTCAGATGGATTTGGATGAGtctaatgattatgattgtgtaAAAGCAGCAATTTTAAGGAAATATGACATCAACCCTGAGGCTTACAGACAGAGGTTTCGCTCTTCAGAAGTTGGACGTGGAGAAACCCCTAAAGAGTTGTATGTGAGGCTGAAGGAGCTGTATAACAAATGGACTCAGCCCCATG CTGCTCGCAGGAAGGGGGAACCATGGAGTTATGCAGCATGGAAAACTGCCAGAGTCTCCCATAGGCAAACACCCGCTCAGTACCCTCAAAATCCAACATCGGGGGGGAGTAAGCTCCTTATGAGAGAGAATCAGTCAGCATCAAAGCAAGGTAAAATACCTGTGTGTTATCTGTGTGGACAAGATGGTCATATCAAGTCTAGGTGCCCTAGGAATCCAGCTAAGCTCACCCAAATGTGTTTGGTGCCATGTTCGGAAGTAAAACCCATGTTGGGTGCACATCAAACCAGGTCTGTTAAAATAAACGGGAGACCTCTTAAAGCTTTAATTGATTCAGGTAGTGACCAGACCCTGGTTCAGAGACAGTTTGTACCCACCAATGCAATCAGTTTACTGGAGACTCTTCCCATTTGCTGTATACATGGGGACGAGAAGTTTTACCCTACAGCGGATGTTTACATTGAGGTCGGTGGTCAAGTCTATTTATTAACGGTTGGCGTTGCTGATCGTTTGCCGTTTCCAGTGGTCTTGGGCCGGGATATGCCAGTCCTTTTTGACCTGTTATCTCCAATCCAGAACTGTAATATTGTGGTTACCCGGGCCCGAGGTAAACGGGTAGAAGAACCTCCTTCAACCCTCAGTGGACTGCCTTTTTTTGGTGTTGACCTGGAGACGCGGCCTGGGAAGTCTAGGAAGCCACGGACCCAAAGGCGGCGTGAGAAATTTCAGCATACTGTTGTGAATCCGCCAGAGGGTGTAGCTCCTGACATGCTCTTGGGTTATGAGATCCCGGTTAACATGGTGGAAATGCAGCACAACGATTCAAGTTTGGCTCCCTTTTTCCCGGGGGTAAGGGAGGGGGAGGCAAGAACTGAGGCTGGTGGACAGAAGGGAAAAGTATTTCCTGCAGAAAGGTGTGTTGTATCGACGGCAGGGGTCAGTAGTACAGTTGATGGTCCCTAA